In the Populus trichocarpa isolate Nisqually-1 chromosome 1, P.trichocarpa_v4.1, whole genome shotgun sequence genome, one interval contains:
- the LOC7465138 gene encoding structure-specific endonuclease subunit slx1 isoform X2, whose product MTRLLSQTFRSVKLKASSSKPPPPQQQQPSSSSSLPRSRKTRAKSSSNSKSRSWSVYLILSTNHPIKTYVGVTTNFSRRLKQHNGELKGGAKASRAGRPWICACIIRGFNDRSEACKFESKWKSFSRKFPRKRIDDDQMKQSRKDSHRLLQHRKTALDRVKGSFDLSHLEIDWKLNTF is encoded by the exons ATGACGAGGTTGCTGTCTCAGACGTTCCGGTCTGTAAAACTTAAAGCATCCTCAtcaaaaccaccaccaccacaacaacaacaaccatcctcatcctcatcattGCCCCGATCAAGAAAAACACGAGCAAAATCGAGCTCAAATTCGAAATCGAGATCATGGTCTGTGTATCTTATTCTCTCTACCAACCACCCGATCAAGACTTACGTTGGTGTCACCACCAATTTCTCTCGCCG CTTGAAACAACATAATGGCGAGCTTAAAGGAGGTGCAAAAGCATCCCGTGCAGGAAGGCCGTGGATTTGTGCATGCATAATTCGCGGTTTTAATGACCGAAGTGAAG cTTGCAAGTTTGAATCAAAATGGAAAAGCTTTTCAAGGAAATTTCCTCGAAAAAGGATAGATGATGACCAGATGAAGCAGAGCAGGAAGGACTCGCACCGACTCCTGCAACATAGGAAGACTGCCCTCGATAGGGTTAAAGGTTCATTTGATCTTAGTCACTTAGAAATTGACTGGAAATTGAATACTTTCTGA
- the LOC7465138 gene encoding uncharacterized protein LOC7465138 isoform X1: protein MTRLLSQTFRSVKLKASSSKPPPPQQQQPSSSSSLPRSRKTRAKSSSNSKSRSWSVYLILSTNHPIKTYVGVTTNFSRRLKQHNGELKGGAKASRAGRPWICACIIRGFNDRSEACKFESKWKSFSRKFPRKRIDDDQMKQSRKDSHRLLQHRKTALDRVKESEGTSKHKDPEIGVCQCA, encoded by the exons ATGACGAGGTTGCTGTCTCAGACGTTCCGGTCTGTAAAACTTAAAGCATCCTCAtcaaaaccaccaccaccacaacaacaacaaccatcctcatcctcatcattGCCCCGATCAAGAAAAACACGAGCAAAATCGAGCTCAAATTCGAAATCGAGATCATGGTCTGTGTATCTTATTCTCTCTACCAACCACCCGATCAAGACTTACGTTGGTGTCACCACCAATTTCTCTCGCCG CTTGAAACAACATAATGGCGAGCTTAAAGGAGGTGCAAAAGCATCCCGTGCAGGAAGGCCGTGGATTTGTGCATGCATAATTCGCGGTTTTAATGACCGAAGTGAAG cTTGCAAGTTTGAATCAAAATGGAAAAGCTTTTCAAGGAAATTTCCTCGAAAAAGGATAGATGATGACCAGATGAAGCAGAGCAGGAAGGACTCGCACCGACTCCTGCAACATAGGAAGACTGCCCTCGATAGGGTTAAAG AGTCAGAGGGAACTTCCAAGCATAAGGATCCAGAAATTGGAGTATGTCAGTGTGCATGA